Proteins encoded within one genomic window of Microbacterium soli:
- a CDS encoding response regulator transcription factor: MIRIVLVDDQALFRAGVRMLVSSQPDMDVVGEAGDGREALEVIGRTCPDVVLMDIRMPVMDGLTATAELLKLPQAPHIVMLTTFDLDEAAARAIQQGASGFLLKDAEPEFLLAAIRTVVSGASVIAASATRELFAHFTTETTPVPAEFSDLTDREREIFELAARGLSNSEIAAREYLSEATVKTHISRILAKLALRDRVQLVVFAFEHGLV, translated from the coding sequence ATGATCAGGATCGTGCTCGTCGACGATCAGGCGCTGTTCCGCGCAGGCGTCCGCATGCTCGTGTCCTCCCAGCCCGACATGGATGTCGTCGGAGAGGCGGGTGATGGGCGCGAGGCGCTCGAGGTCATCGGACGCACCTGTCCGGATGTCGTGCTGATGGACATCCGGATGCCGGTCATGGACGGGTTGACCGCCACGGCCGAGCTGCTGAAGCTCCCGCAGGCCCCGCACATCGTGATGCTGACGACCTTCGACCTCGACGAGGCCGCCGCCCGGGCGATCCAGCAGGGCGCCAGCGGATTCCTTCTCAAGGACGCCGAGCCCGAGTTCCTGCTCGCGGCGATCCGCACGGTCGTTTCCGGGGCGAGCGTGATCGCGGCATCCGCCACCCGCGAGCTGTTCGCGCATTTCACCACCGAGACCACGCCGGTGCCCGCGGAGTTCTCCGACCTCACCGACCGGGAGCGGGAGATCTTCGAGCTCGCCGCGCGCGGACTGTCGAACTCCGAGATCGCGGCGCGCGAGTACCTCAGCGAAGCGACCGTGAAGACGCACATCAGTCGTATCCTCGCCAAGCTGGCCCTGCGCGACCGCGTGCAGCTGGTGGTGTTCGCCTTCGAGCACGGGCTCGTCTGA
- a CDS encoding sensor histidine kinase has product MIRPLKPYQLVLDIIGSVLGLLLTLPLSLLIVAGSAGSWVVGGSVAVVFHLLVAVVLWGAAAIARLSPPIALAVAWLGAILQMAGGLWPSPIDVAVFVVLFATAAWGTRRLLWIGGASAFGGGLIAGIYVAVMQRDVFVVDGEYPLRLLAVGALVATVVVLSLAMSWSAGLLWRLVLHGRRTHEAQLRAEATAAEEAERVRIARDMHDIVAHSLAVVIAQADGARYAAATKPELAQEAMSTIAQTARSALSDVRMLLTQLRHRQGDGPQPTLADLETLFEHVRQSGVEPRITVDPMPPGEPPSAIQLAVYRILQEALTNALRHGEGDVDVRLSWWADRVDVEVRNRIAEGRTGSAGGHGLVGMRERAQLVGGSLTTSRDAGWFLVQATLPVGAPSPGPADAMR; this is encoded by the coding sequence GTGATCCGCCCGCTCAAGCCCTACCAGCTCGTGCTCGACATCATCGGCAGTGTGCTGGGGCTGCTGCTGACCCTGCCGCTGAGCCTGCTCATCGTCGCCGGCAGCGCCGGTTCGTGGGTCGTCGGCGGGAGCGTCGCGGTCGTGTTCCACCTCCTCGTGGCGGTCGTGCTGTGGGGCGCGGCGGCGATCGCGAGGCTCTCCCCGCCGATCGCGCTGGCGGTGGCCTGGCTGGGTGCGATCCTGCAGATGGCGGGTGGGCTGTGGCCCTCGCCCATCGATGTCGCGGTGTTCGTCGTGCTGTTCGCGACGGCGGCCTGGGGCACCCGGCGCCTGCTCTGGATCGGCGGCGCCTCGGCGTTCGGCGGCGGGCTCATCGCCGGGATCTACGTGGCGGTGATGCAGCGCGACGTATTCGTCGTCGACGGGGAGTACCCGCTGCGGCTGCTGGCCGTCGGCGCGCTGGTCGCCACCGTCGTCGTGCTCTCGCTGGCGATGTCGTGGAGCGCGGGCCTGCTGTGGCGGCTGGTGCTGCACGGCCGGCGCACGCACGAGGCCCAGCTGCGGGCGGAGGCCACCGCCGCGGAGGAGGCCGAGCGCGTGCGCATCGCGCGCGACATGCACGACATCGTCGCGCATTCGCTGGCCGTCGTCATCGCGCAGGCCGACGGCGCGCGGTACGCGGCCGCCACGAAGCCCGAGCTCGCGCAGGAGGCCATGTCCACGATCGCGCAGACCGCGCGCTCCGCGCTCTCCGACGTCCGGATGCTGCTGACCCAGCTGCGTCATCGTCAGGGCGACGGGCCGCAGCCGACCCTCGCCGACCTGGAGACGCTGTTCGAACACGTGCGGCAGTCCGGAGTCGAGCCGCGGATCACCGTCGACCCGATGCCGCCGGGCGAACCGCCGAGCGCGATCCAGCTCGCCGTCTACCGCATTCTGCAGGAGGCGCTGACCAACGCCCTGCGCCACGGCGAGGGTGATGTCGACGTGCGCCTGTCCTGGTGGGCCGACCGCGTCGACGTGGAGGTGCGCAACAGGATCGCGGAGGGCAGGACGGGCTCCGCGGGCGGTCACGGGCTGGTGGGGATGCGCGAGCGGGCGCAGCTGGTCGGCGGCTCGCTGACGACGAGCCGGGACGCGGGATGGTTCCTCGTGCAGGCGACGCTGCCGGTCGGGGCGCCGTCACCGGGGCCCGCGGATGCGATGCGGTAA